The proteins below are encoded in one region of Leptospira ryugenii:
- a CDS encoding TolC family protein, whose product MKAFEIHPNSTIAGSEPLVINMEEAEGIGLTNSVILASLKDRREVFKMIATEKWRNYLPRVGISYFGLKNANVNQPDSQYNDIRVQLNQLLYDGGENALEIESAKLQEMLNGEDWKIAKERLLLDVRKAYLRLLASEVKFFVAEKSYLRTLKQLNDAKAERREGFLTELQELEISNKLHELELNLIKAKSQHSQNEIELKKQMNLPLEVPIRLKDSLIRDYVLLPPNLSGDEESLALDQKPEVKKSKLAIENLKTRKEITENYWKPKLFVGGYYGQNINGALPVKNDVYGFSFTVQTQLGSSTNQTSTNYGIQTDGTGIQRIPGFGPQFVGRGENAFNSNTLNLFEDLSYSRKIYEGKIALSDAVRSNQLLEVTVQAEAFKAKEKLKESWKTLSVINSKFLV is encoded by the coding sequence TTGAAAGCATTCGAAATCCATCCGAATAGCACAATCGCAGGCAGTGAACCTCTGGTGATCAATATGGAAGAGGCAGAAGGGATTGGTCTTACAAATAGTGTGATTCTTGCTAGTTTAAAAGACCGTCGCGAAGTTTTTAAAATGATCGCTACAGAGAAGTGGAGAAACTATTTGCCTCGTGTGGGAATTAGCTACTTTGGTCTAAAAAATGCGAACGTAAATCAACCGGATAGCCAATACAATGATATACGAGTTCAACTTAATCAGCTTTTGTATGATGGTGGAGAAAATGCTTTAGAAATTGAATCAGCAAAGCTCCAAGAAATGCTCAATGGAGAAGACTGGAAGATCGCGAAAGAAAGACTCCTTCTAGATGTTCGAAAGGCATATCTACGTTTACTTGCAAGTGAAGTAAAATTCTTTGTCGCAGAAAAATCATATCTCAGGACTTTAAAGCAGCTTAATGACGCAAAAGCAGAGAGAAGAGAAGGATTCTTAACAGAACTCCAAGAATTAGAAATTTCTAATAAATTGCATGAGCTAGAGCTGAATTTGATCAAAGCAAAATCACAACATTCGCAAAATGAAATTGAATTAAAGAAACAGATGAACCTTCCTCTTGAGGTTCCAATTAGATTAAAAGACTCACTGATTCGAGACTATGTTTTATTACCCCCGAATCTAAGCGGAGACGAAGAATCCTTGGCATTAGATCAAAAGCCTGAAGTCAAAAAATCTAAACTTGCGATTGAGAATTTGAAAACAAGGAAAGAAATCACAGAAAATTATTGGAAACCAAAACTGTTTGTGGGTGGCTACTATGGACAGAACATTAATGGAGCCTTGCCTGTAAAGAATGATGTTTACGGCTTTAGTTTTACCGTGCAGACACAGCTCGGAAGCTCTACTAACCAGACTAGCACAAACTATGGTATCCAAACGGACGGAACGGGGATTCAAAGAATTCCTGGCTTTGGGCCCCAATTTGTGGGAAGAGGGGAGAATGCTTTTAATAGCAATACCTTAAACTTGTTTGAGGATCTAAGCTACTCTCGGAAAATCTATGAAGGTAAAATTGCTCTCTCTGATGCAGTACGCTCCAACCAACTTTTAGAAGTAACTGTGCAGGCAGAAGCATTTAAAGCCAAAGAGAAGTTAAAAGAGTCTTGGAAGACTCTTTCTGTGATAAATTCCAAATTTCTAGTCTGA
- a CDS encoding DUF6414 family protein — protein MIDIAITVTSGVFSLATLAFLFLSLYKEYRIKEFAKTHTKDEKPPVKTSPIRSFLYLDEYKLFSFSSQLFSGMTDYILSSDQQISSKTQTQTSQFFSGRSIGEIATMEKGKMERKFLHDFAYTLFEEQIVSMERLLTVDATNSNTAISSFRGKTFIKVTGTAKFLDSKFLSSVIEDFNKVGEALTYVSTHDSRQEIVKRVDEEAKQTKDRNQIARLKAQLQYLADARRLAKENNLYQDPQFLENIKYLLNFGYRDILELRILLPDILFSTIVNREYLRESENALIKKYALKTEKPLTLVGIITQSESETIEEVQDRIDREVDSENDDDEVIKQVLEKILNAFSGVEAHFSGRLKNEIIIDPIAIYHEL, from the coding sequence ATGATTGATATTGCCATAACGGTTACATCTGGAGTATTTTCTCTAGCTACATTAGCTTTTCTATTTCTATCTTTATATAAAGAATATAGAATCAAAGAATTTGCAAAAACTCATACAAAAGATGAAAAACCGCCAGTTAAAACTTCACCAATTAGATCTTTTCTTTATTTGGATGAATACAAGCTATTTTCATTTTCATCTCAGCTATTTTCTGGCATGACAGATTATATTCTAAGTTCAGATCAGCAAATTTCTTCCAAAACACAAACTCAGACATCTCAATTCTTTAGTGGCAGAAGCATAGGTGAAATAGCAACAATGGAAAAAGGAAAAATGGAGAGGAAATTTCTACATGATTTCGCCTATACTCTTTTTGAAGAACAAATAGTTTCAATGGAAAGGCTCCTTACTGTAGATGCGACCAATTCGAATACTGCAATTTCCTCTTTTAGAGGCAAAACTTTTATCAAAGTAACAGGAACTGCGAAATTTCTCGATTCAAAATTTCTTTCCTCCGTAATTGAAGATTTTAACAAAGTTGGTGAAGCACTTACCTATGTAAGTACTCATGATTCACGACAAGAAATAGTCAAAAGAGTCGATGAAGAAGCAAAACAAACTAAGGATCGTAATCAAATAGCAAGACTAAAGGCACAATTACAATACTTAGCAGACGCACGCCGATTAGCTAAAGAAAATAACCTATACCAAGATCCTCAATTTCTAGAGAATATTAAATACCTGTTAAACTTTGGATATCGCGATATACTTGAGCTTCGAATCCTTTTGCCAGATATATTGTTTTCAACAATAGTTAACAGAGAATACTTACGTGAAAGCGAAAATGCGCTGATTAAAAAATACGCACTCAAAACAGAGAAACCATTAACTTTAGTTGGAATTATTACTCAATCTGAAAGTGAAACTATAGAAGAAGTTCAAGACAGGATAGACAGAGAAGTCGATTCAGAAAATGATGATGACGAAGTAATCAAACAAGTTTTAGAAAAAATCTTAAATGCTTTTTCAGGTGTAGAAGCACACTTTTCTGGCAGACTAAAAAACGAAATAATAATCGATCCAATAGCGATTTATCATGAATTGTAA
- a CDS encoding SH3 domain-containing protein, which translates to MNQIDQFNKDIYKCIQEHRTEYPDPIDLTKGEVVKVGSNAPEENWKTWIWVSKKNGKGGWVPEQLIQLIESQDEEKKGLILREYSAKELNADVGAKLEKVKSMNGWTWVRNVNTNQEGWIPDEKIMRIDGR; encoded by the coding sequence ATGAATCAAATCGATCAATTTAACAAAGACATTTACAAATGTATCCAAGAGCATCGAACAGAATACCCTGATCCAATAGATTTAACCAAGGGAGAAGTTGTCAAAGTTGGGAGCAATGCTCCGGAGGAAAATTGGAAAACCTGGATCTGGGTGAGCAAAAAAAATGGAAAAGGCGGATGGGTCCCAGAGCAATTAATTCAATTGATTGAAAGCCAAGACGAAGAAAAAAAAGGTCTAATTTTAAGAGAGTATAGCGCAAAAGAATTGAACGCTGATGTCGGCGCTAAGCTTGAAAAAGTTAAGTCCATGAACGGCTGGACTTGGGTCCGCAATGTGAATACAAATCAGGAAGGTTGGATTCCTGATGAGAAAATCATGAGGATAGATGGAAGGTAA
- a CDS encoding tetratricopeptide repeat protein — protein MRVCFVFAFLCILSCQGDTEALKKEYGLGKVEFAKGNLDGAKKHFQKIISEDTSFEDVPLYLAKIDFYKGNFEKASKDLSELIEDDTYGYQAYLLKVKADYAYRKDRSVLLKEVGEALKKDSSNLDLLIIAAKLHEELGQLPQTILYYGRVINESDKVLLAHKELKKIYEKAGIEERVKYHTRKIELWEEEKIKGKKK, from the coding sequence ATGAGAGTATGTTTCGTATTTGCGTTCCTATGTATCTTATCTTGCCAAGGTGATACCGAGGCGCTGAAAAAAGAGTATGGACTCGGAAAGGTAGAGTTTGCGAAAGGAAACCTAGATGGCGCCAAAAAGCACTTCCAAAAGATAATTTCGGAAGATACAAGCTTTGAAGATGTGCCTTTGTATTTAGCAAAAATTGATTTTTATAAAGGTAATTTTGAAAAGGCAAGTAAGGACCTGTCGGAACTTATAGAGGATGATACTTACGGCTACCAAGCTTACTTACTCAAAGTAAAGGCAGATTATGCTTACAGAAAGGATCGTTCTGTCCTCCTCAAAGAAGTAGGAGAGGCGTTGAAAAAAGATAGTAGCAATCTTGATTTGCTAATCATCGCCGCAAAGTTACATGAGGAACTTGGCCAGTTACCGCAGACAATTTTATATTATGGCAGGGTCATCAATGAATCAGACAAAGTTCTCTTAGCCCACAAGGAACTAAAAAAGATTTATGAAAAAGCGGGGATTGAAGAGAGAGTCAAATACCATACCCGGAAAATTGAATTGTGGGAAGAAGAAAAAATAAAAGGAAAAAAGAAGTAA
- a CDS encoding lipoprotein: MKKYISFLSIFFLLLQCREADFHVRGAKVSKAPQKRMMIGSIQNRDYKTPRSIAKDFRDLFSYEMMQKGYSLLPIPYKLLDPQVDLSSEKSSLPPSLRKVAGEATISSNHNERLLDKNEIRTVIGNESVDYFVQGIVSIQSNERVLDKKDYNYIFLHIYDAEGNMIGMLNSSFDEKILSESALMRKVAFSLAQTFEQSMK, from the coding sequence ATGAAAAAATATATTTCCTTTCTATCGATCTTTTTTTTGCTTTTGCAATGCCGAGAGGCCGATTTTCATGTCCGTGGTGCCAAAGTTTCCAAGGCTCCTCAGAAACGCATGATGATTGGGTCGATCCAGAACCGAGATTACAAAACCCCAAGATCAATCGCAAAAGACTTTCGGGATTTATTTTCCTATGAAATGATGCAAAAAGGATACTCACTTCTACCGATTCCCTACAAATTACTGGATCCACAAGTTGATCTGAGTTCGGAAAAATCCTCTCTCCCTCCAAGCCTTAGAAAAGTCGCTGGTGAAGCGACTATCTCATCCAATCATAATGAAAGGTTATTAGATAAAAATGAAATTCGAACTGTTATAGGCAATGAATCTGTGGACTACTTTGTTCAGGGAATTGTCTCCATTCAGTCAAACGAACGAGTATTAGATAAAAAAGACTATAACTATATATTTTTGCATATCTACGATGCGGAAGGGAACATGATCGGCATGCTCAATTCTTCCTTCGATGAAAAAATATTAAGTGAATCTGCATTGATGCGTAAAGTGGCCTTTTCCTTAGCTCAGACTTTTGAACAGAGTATGAAATAA
- a CDS encoding TerB N-terminal domain-containing protein — MGLFDIFNKKEEETSNLHGKNQPAQNHTNEIANFKNPPISIHEDLKNLIWFADGPLKNYTNENSERNTFHYNGYNITIQMTGQEEPSLIYTKQPIILPSDISKIERPPYFPTYSGLTPEQKGVYINLLQNPYNPNIDIGFVFILYYGLERHLLVGNYQKALNVIIKLRDVHSNKSFQSYSANALVLISMLKQKGEIALDFVNSIDKSFEYAFSDNLFLLCYLSFNLPISSKDIIRMAKTFEFSNVNYIKKYPELFEKVMENKIFDTYGQKKILLSNILNSEDLTKLPKQELPIFANTSIRDKSFPVPIISSSIKLKKILNEILTSTHEIVKEKITAMRKEGLIDKSIKQKNEKDLPKFDEKRENELLDSLNKTNGNLLQRHFTLISLQDFYYHYRDLDQKYLDNCIKYCLLDIESLAEMENQYINTEIARAKEYAEIMEIPFSTQEEKKYVKLAS, encoded by the coding sequence ATGGGATTATTTGATATCTTTAATAAAAAAGAAGAGGAAACCTCGAATCTTCACGGCAAAAACCAACCAGCACAAAACCATACAAATGAAATAGCAAATTTTAAAAATCCACCTATTAGCATACATGAAGATTTGAAAAATTTAATTTGGTTTGCAGATGGTCCTCTAAAAAATTACACAAATGAAAACTCAGAAAGGAATACGTTTCATTACAACGGATATAATATTACAATTCAGATGACTGGTCAAGAAGAGCCAAGCCTGATATATACAAAACAACCAATCATACTACCTTCGGATATTTCAAAAATCGAAAGACCACCTTATTTTCCAACGTATTCTGGTTTAACACCGGAACAAAAAGGTGTTTATATCAATCTTCTGCAAAATCCATATAATCCTAATATCGATATTGGATTTGTATTTATTCTATACTATGGTCTTGAGAGACATCTACTGGTTGGCAATTATCAAAAAGCCTTAAATGTCATAATCAAACTACGTGATGTGCATTCGAATAAGTCATTCCAATCTTATTCCGCTAACGCTCTGGTATTAATAAGCATGTTAAAACAAAAAGGCGAGATAGCACTTGATTTTGTAAATTCTATTGACAAGTCATTTGAATATGCTTTCTCAGATAATCTATTTTTATTATGCTACTTGAGTTTTAATCTACCCATCTCCTCTAAAGATATAATTAGAATGGCAAAAACTTTTGAATTTTCAAACGTAAATTACATAAAAAAATATCCAGAATTATTCGAAAAAGTGATGGAAAACAAAATTTTCGATACATATGGACAAAAAAAAATATTGCTCTCAAATATTTTAAATTCAGAGGATCTGACCAAACTGCCAAAGCAAGAGTTACCTATCTTTGCAAACACTTCAATAAGAGATAAGTCTTTTCCAGTTCCAATTATTTCTTCAAGTATAAAACTAAAGAAGATACTAAATGAAATACTTACGAGTACACATGAAATAGTAAAAGAAAAAATTACTGCAATGAGGAAAGAAGGCTTAATTGATAAGTCTATTAAACAAAAAAATGAGAAGGATTTACCGAAATTTGATGAAAAAAGGGAGAATGAACTGCTTGATTCTCTCAATAAAACAAACGGGAATCTACTTCAAAGACATTTTACTTTAATTTCGCTACAGGATTTTTATTATCACTACAGAGACCTTGATCAAAAATATTTAGACAATTGTATAAAGTATTGTCTCTTAGATATTGAAAGTTTAGCTGAAATGGAAAATCAGTATATTAATACTGAAATCGCACGAGCGAAAGAATATGCAGAAATTATGGAAATCCCTTTTTCAACACAAGAAGAAAAAAAATACGTGAAACTGGCTTCATAG
- a CDS encoding Ig-like domain-containing protein: protein MKRIFHYFICVFVIHLSCKNINSDAEKMLTFLPNDNSPKVLSAIPGMGDKGLPRTQKISILFDRPMSINTCVQSFSISPATQGFYELNDYSLVFTPSTQWNYGTYTYTLTKNCESKEGNDLKEVYSASFTIGETTVAGSFPEISSVLIATGSVNDCNNGGSTQENILSKALTNVCMGSPNTNAITFNFSRPMDRAATATAIAFSPSFSASFTWASDTTLVVLPDAPFLFNARISFNISTQAQDTQGVKLQIPASGSFFVGTGNLVPVVSSLVISADTLANCLNGVGVTADLVTTSVNNGCMGNPNTNTFTITFSRSMNRIQTQSNVIFSPSLTGTYTWSANNQVLTFVPDARLNYGTRYTITIGTGAVSTDRIFVDGSSIYSFTAGGPVNNAPTVQAVGVASQGCATTLPGTGSATGGNWLAGTCFWDNSLSILGPSSYQFRAGDTGGGNCADVNTDNFRLIFSNYMDLNSTINAIRLRRLSPPSTVVQLSTWTWSDCQAVFPFGCRVVDLVFAELESSCNGTTAFGNAGTGGDFNLLQSNTAPAGYPYYMISVDTTAKDVNNVSFPSTFNFSMEAK, encoded by the coding sequence ATGAAGCGTATATTCCATTATTTTATTTGCGTATTTGTCATTCATCTGAGTTGTAAGAACATCAATTCAGATGCCGAAAAGATGTTAACCTTTTTGCCAAATGACAACTCCCCAAAGGTGCTATCTGCCATACCTGGAATGGGGGACAAGGGATTGCCTAGAACGCAAAAAATTTCCATACTCTTTGATAGACCTATGAGCATCAATACTTGTGTGCAAAGTTTTTCTATTAGTCCGGCAACACAGGGGTTTTATGAGTTAAATGATTATAGTTTGGTGTTTACACCCAGCACTCAATGGAACTATGGAACCTATACCTATACCTTAACCAAAAATTGTGAATCCAAAGAAGGCAATGATTTGAAGGAAGTGTATTCAGCTTCTTTTACAATAGGAGAGACAACGGTTGCTGGATCATTCCCTGAGATTTCGAGCGTTTTGATTGCGACCGGATCTGTCAACGATTGCAACAATGGGGGCTCCACCCAAGAAAATATACTCAGCAAAGCATTAACGAATGTTTGTATGGGCTCACCAAATACAAATGCTATCACTTTTAACTTCTCTCGTCCCATGGATAGGGCAGCCACTGCAACCGCAATTGCATTTTCTCCTTCATTTTCAGCAAGTTTTACATGGGCTTCCGATACAACACTTGTAGTTTTACCTGATGCGCCTTTCTTATTTAACGCAAGAATTTCCTTTAATATTTCAACACAGGCCCAGGATACCCAAGGGGTCAAACTTCAGATACCAGCCTCTGGCAGTTTTTTTGTAGGGACTGGAAATCTTGTTCCTGTTGTTTCCAGCTTAGTGATCAGCGCAGATACACTTGCCAATTGTTTGAATGGGGTCGGCGTGACTGCTGATTTAGTGACTACATCCGTTAACAATGGTTGTATGGGAAATCCAAATACCAATACATTTACGATTACCTTTTCTCGGAGTATGAATCGGATTCAGACCCAATCCAATGTTATATTTTCTCCTTCTCTGACAGGCACCTATACCTGGTCAGCAAATAACCAAGTTTTAACCTTTGTCCCGGATGCTCGTTTGAATTATGGCACTCGCTATACGATAACCATTGGTACGGGTGCTGTTTCCACAGATCGCATATTCGTGGATGGTTCGTCGATTTACAGTTTTACAGCAGGAGGTCCTGTCAACAACGCACCCACTGTGCAGGCAGTTGGAGTAGCCTCTCAAGGCTGTGCGACGACTCTACCTGGAACTGGAAGTGCAACAGGTGGAAACTGGCTGGCAGGGACTTGCTTTTGGGACAATTCCTTGTCCATATTGGGACCGTCTTCTTATCAGTTCCGAGCAGGGGATACTGGAGGAGGTAATTGTGCAGATGTGAACACAGATAATTTTCGGCTTATCTTTTCAAATTATATGGATTTGAACAGCACCATCAATGCGATACGATTGAGGCGCTTATCACCCCCTAGCACCGTTGTCCAGTTATCAACTTGGACATGGTCAGATTGCCAGGCAGTATTTCCTTTCGGTTGTCGAGTCGTTGATCTAGTGTTTGCTGAATTAGAATCCTCATGTAACGGGACCACTGCATTTGGGAATGCAGGAACTGGCGGAGATTTCAATCTATTGCAGTCAAATACAGCACCTGCAGGTTATCCTTATTATATGATTTCCGTAGATACTACTGCCAAAGATGTGAACAATGTGTCCTTTCCTTCTACATTTAACTTTAGTATGGAGGCTAAATGA
- a CDS encoding DUF3102 domain-containing protein produces the protein MGRFDSLTGKRPGSQKENSPLSYQDQKVRMIINLHESVIGGMKNVLQNAMALGEELHKIKENIGHGNWIPWIEKNLPFSERSARNYISIYKNRDSLNRQPIADLKSAIKFISAGSQDEKEINPKESFDPRMLFKKHYKGERLNLKERTVLKDFLTKEKEKILSKTKKRIGEIEKVLSDL, from the coding sequence ATGGGAAGATTTGACTCTCTAACAGGGAAAAGACCGGGATCTCAAAAAGAAAACTCTCCTTTATCATATCAGGACCAAAAAGTGCGAATGATTATCAATTTGCATGAATCTGTTATAGGTGGAATGAAAAATGTTCTTCAAAATGCCATGGCATTAGGAGAAGAATTACATAAAATAAAAGAAAACATTGGTCACGGAAATTGGATACCTTGGATTGAAAAAAACCTACCATTCTCGGAAAGATCTGCTCGAAATTATATCAGCATTTACAAAAATCGAGATTCTTTAAATCGGCAACCGATTGCCGATTTAAAATCTGCGATCAAATTTATTTCTGCAGGCAGCCAAGACGAGAAAGAAATAAATCCGAAGGAATCTTTTGATCCAAGAATGCTTTTTAAAAAACATTATAAAGGCGAACGACTTAATTTAAAGGAACGAACAGTTCTAAAAGATTTTCTTACTAAGGAGAAAGAAAAAATACTCTCAAAAACCAAAAAGAGAATAGGTGAAATCGAAAAAGTTCTCTCCGATTTATAG
- a CDS encoding helix-turn-helix domain-containing protein: protein MVRSGLWIPVWMESLDLTHSQRMLYAEIFSLHKSGGCFASNAHFARVLKLKPDTITRMISKLKKLGFVKQVGFDGRKRTLVPILFESHASAVQDTNPMQRRTTGQVRVGEGSTPAKDEKRPSCTLKVQSKHQHKSWEGFKDFVKIRFSKSTFDELSKVLNPDLLQGNLSHYYRSYLALP from the coding sequence ATGGTTAGATCAGGTCTATGGATTCCTGTATGGATGGAATCATTGGATCTCACGCACTCACAGCGTATGCTGTATGCTGAGATATTTTCTCTTCACAAGTCAGGAGGCTGTTTTGCTTCCAATGCGCACTTTGCGCGTGTCTTGAAACTAAAGCCAGACACAATTACGCGAATGATTTCAAAGTTAAAGAAGTTGGGTTTTGTAAAACAGGTCGGATTTGACGGAAGAAAAAGGACTCTTGTTCCTATCCTCTTTGAATCTCATGCGAGTGCTGTCCAGGATACCAATCCTATGCAGAGACGTACCACAGGTCAGGTCAGAGTAGGGGAGGGATCCACTCCAGCCAAGGATGAAAAGCGGCCGTCTTGTACTCTTAAAGTACAATCTAAACATCAACATAAATCATGGGAAGGCTTTAAGGATTTTGTAAAGATAAGATTTTCCAAATCTACGTTTGACGAGTTAAGCAAGGTTTTAAACCCAGATTTACTTCAGGGAAATTTGAGTCATTACTACCGGAGCTATTTAGCATTGCCATGA
- the arsN2 gene encoding arsenic resistance N-acetyltransferase ArsN2, whose protein sequence is MKNLRYEPAQIDDLGQIILLLKEYNLPVEDIDSNSSIQFIVAKFDDIIVGSVALERFNSIGLLRSLCVKEEFRKDGVGLSLINRIFDFARNEKVSEIYLLTTSADKYFAKFGFKELNRKNAPVQIQKTSQFRDLCPSSAILMHKAI, encoded by the coding sequence ATGAAAAACCTTCGGTATGAACCTGCCCAAATAGACGACTTGGGACAAATTATTTTACTTCTTAAAGAGTATAATTTGCCTGTGGAAGATATTGATTCGAATTCCTCCATTCAGTTTATTGTTGCAAAGTTTGACGATATAATTGTAGGTTCCGTTGCGCTAGAAAGGTTTAATTCTATTGGTTTGCTTCGATCTCTTTGTGTTAAAGAAGAATTTCGAAAAGATGGAGTAGGGTTGTCTCTGATAAATAGGATTTTCGATTTTGCAAGAAACGAAAAGGTCTCTGAAATTTACTTACTCACTACATCAGCAGATAAGTATTTTGCTAAATTTGGATTTAAAGAATTGAATAGAAAAAATGCACCTGTTCAAATACAAAAAACATCTCAGTTTAGAGATTTATGCCCATCTTCTGCGATTTTAATGCACAAAGCTATATAA
- a CDS encoding ParA family protein: MKIITVSSLKGGVGKTTLSIYLGQALKKISSKSKILHIDLDHNNNLTDFYLRDLGVEDIEANSIAKYLTGIKDLDSLHTVTWIDGIHLIPATPRLSKTAIGLSWDAGLISRFRKHIRGLRFDYVIIDTPPALCLELYLGIHAADLVLSPVGFSRWNIQGFQEIEEVVNNSNESLESGKISLIPVRTMVSEKKSDKLDELGLIFAKTFIPKSESIASSIDQGKALTEKNSLFFEQLAEEVK, encoded by the coding sequence ATGAAAATTATCACAGTCTCTTCGCTCAAAGGTGGTGTTGGAAAGACTACTCTTTCCATTTATCTTGGACAAGCATTAAAGAAAATATCTTCAAAATCAAAGATCTTGCATATTGATTTAGATCACAATAACAACCTCACAGATTTCTACCTGAGAGACCTAGGAGTGGAAGATATCGAGGCCAACTCCATTGCAAAATACCTTACTGGTATAAAAGACTTAGATTCGCTGCATACTGTTACTTGGATAGATGGGATCCATCTAATCCCTGCCACACCCAGGCTTTCAAAAACTGCAATTGGCCTCTCCTGGGATGCTGGCCTTATCAGCCGATTCCGAAAACATATCAGAGGGCTACGATTTGATTATGTAATCATTGATACTCCACCTGCCTTGTGTTTAGAATTATACCTTGGCATTCATGCTGCGGACTTAGTTTTAAGTCCGGTAGGTTTTTCGCGATGGAATATCCAAGGCTTTCAAGAAATTGAAGAGGTAGTTAACAATTCAAACGAGTCTTTGGAATCAGGCAAAATTTCCTTAATCCCTGTCCGAACCATGGTGTCCGAAAAGAAGTCAGACAAACTTGATGAACTTGGACTAATTTTTGCGAAGACCTTCATCCCAAAAAGTGAATCGATTGCAAGTTCAATAGACCAAGGCAAAGCACTGACCGAGAAAAATTCTTTATTTTTTGAACAATTGGCTGAGGAAGTTAAGTAG
- a CDS encoding SDR family NAD(P)-dependent oxidoreductase translates to MEGKTFLIFGISKGLGKEITDEIPGPKDVVFGVSRSNPLINESRENITWIKADLSMPVKAIDDIKKVIGDSKIDCLIYNVGIWESTAFSEEYNFQENTSREISSIVQTNITSCILSIQAFIENMKKSTNAKIILIGSTWGLDNHNGREVSFSASKFAIRGIAHAIRENLRESKIGVTVLNLGYLATEYQGEKDIDFIAEKTGGSLIPLQDVIAAIKFVLATTPYSCVKEITMPAMADKNV, encoded by the coding sequence ATGGAAGGTAAAACTTTTCTCATTTTCGGAATTAGTAAAGGCCTCGGGAAGGAAATAACAGATGAGATCCCTGGTCCTAAAGATGTCGTATTTGGTGTCTCTAGGAGTAATCCTTTAATCAATGAAAGTAGAGAGAATATTACGTGGATTAAAGCTGACTTGTCAATGCCGGTCAAGGCTATAGATGATATAAAAAAGGTTATTGGAGATTCAAAAATCGACTGCTTGATTTATAATGTTGGTATTTGGGAATCTACCGCATTTTCAGAGGAATATAATTTTCAAGAGAATACTTCTCGGGAAATATCATCGATTGTTCAAACTAATATAACATCATGTATACTATCAATTCAAGCATTCATTGAAAATATGAAAAAGTCTACGAATGCAAAAATTATCCTCATAGGTTCTACTTGGGGATTAGATAATCACAATGGGAGAGAAGTTTCTTTTTCTGCTTCAAAATTTGCTATTCGCGGTATAGCGCATGCAATAAGAGAAAATTTACGGGAAAGCAAAATAGGGGTGACTGTTTTAAATTTAGGGTATTTGGCAACAGAATATCAAGGTGAAAAAGATATTGATTTCATTGCAGAAAAAACTGGAGGCTCTCTTATCCCACTTCAAGATGTGATCGCAGCTATAAAATTTGTTTTAGCCACTACTCCTTATTCTTGCGTAAAAGAAATAACGATGCCAGCAATGGCAGATAAAAATGTTTAG